The Streptomyces cynarae genome contains a region encoding:
- a CDS encoding HAD family acid phosphatase, protein MHKPLRIAALVAACAVAGGALYGAGAATAGQSTANSTHEPYNIGLLVKDIDTYYGTTADANGVYQASPDSPYAEDLARIDADAKHYIDKAARKAHHRGEKPAVVFDIDDTLLLSLDYEKRYNYTYNSATWAAYVNRADRPAVFGSPELVRYAASKGVEVFYNSGLSEAQRSAAVENLKKVGADVNLDADHMFLKDAANPPSYLSGCATPGAWKCTTVQYKSGTRKHIEDLGYDIVANFGDQYSDLDGGYADRTYKLPNPTYFVS, encoded by the coding sequence ATGCATAAGCCACTTCGTATCGCGGCCCTCGTCGCCGCCTGTGCCGTCGCCGGCGGGGCCCTCTACGGCGCCGGCGCGGCCACCGCCGGTCAGTCGACGGCGAACTCCACCCACGAGCCCTACAACATCGGGCTCCTGGTGAAGGACATCGACACCTACTACGGCACCACGGCCGACGCCAACGGTGTCTACCAGGCGTCCCCGGACAGCCCGTACGCCGAGGACCTGGCGCGCATCGACGCCGACGCCAAGCACTACATCGACAAGGCCGCCCGCAAGGCGCACCACCGGGGTGAGAAGCCGGCCGTCGTCTTCGACATCGACGACACGCTGCTGCTCAGCCTCGACTACGAGAAGCGCTACAACTACACGTACAACTCGGCGACCTGGGCCGCGTACGTGAACAGGGCGGACCGCCCCGCGGTGTTCGGCAGCCCCGAACTCGTCCGGTACGCCGCGTCCAAGGGCGTCGAGGTCTTCTACAACTCGGGGCTCAGCGAGGCGCAGCGCTCCGCCGCCGTCGAGAACCTGAAGAAGGTCGGCGCCGATGTGAACCTCGACGCCGACCACATGTTCCTCAAGGACGCGGCCAACCCGCCGTCCTACCTGAGCGGCTGCGCCACCCCGGGTGCCTGGAAGTGCACGACCGTCCAGTACAAGTCCGGCACCCGCAAGCACATCGAGGACCTGGGGTACGACATCGTCGCCAACTTCGGCGACCAGTACTCCGACCTTGACGGCGGCTACGCCGACCGGACGTACAAGCTGCCCAACCCGACGTACTTCGTCAGCTAG
- a CDS encoding right-handed parallel beta-helix repeat-containing protein → MSRRTALTLGAALAFGAGLAVLPTQAQAATVVVSNSTDLANAVKTATAGTVIQVRGGTYYPTATLQSTANGTSSTPITLTAYGSETVKIDGSKLPSGSWIFKLTADYWNVSNITFQNSPDSAVVCQSCTGTNWNNIKTINGGDSGFTLTGDGTVNNTVKNLDSYGNYDAADHGQNADGVAIKFGSGTGNLVTGARLYNNSDDGIDLWSFSSPVTIEHTWSFGNGKNRWNDPAFEGNGNGYKLGGNGVTVAHVVNNSAAWDNAGNGFTENSNTGAIVINRTTAYANAKWGYYFATSFAKLGRNLAVGNGSGLVSKGSKVTSAGNNWDSGVSTPAFRSTDASTTYNARKSDGSLPDTTFLTTGSTTVGATMN, encoded by the coding sequence ATGTCTCGTCGCACCGCTCTCACCCTGGGCGCCGCCCTGGCGTTCGGCGCAGGTCTCGCCGTGCTCCCCACCCAGGCGCAGGCCGCGACGGTCGTCGTCAGCAACTCGACCGACCTGGCGAACGCCGTCAAGACCGCCACCGCCGGCACCGTCATCCAGGTGCGCGGCGGCACCTACTATCCGACGGCGACCCTGCAGTCCACGGCCAACGGCACCTCCTCGACGCCGATCACGCTCACCGCGTACGGCTCGGAGACGGTGAAGATCGACGGCTCCAAGTTGCCGTCCGGCTCGTGGATCTTCAAACTGACCGCCGACTACTGGAACGTCTCCAACATCACCTTCCAGAACTCCCCGGACAGCGCGGTCGTCTGCCAGTCCTGCACCGGCACCAACTGGAACAACATCAAGACCATCAACGGCGGCGACTCCGGATTCACGCTCACCGGCGACGGCACCGTGAACAACACGGTGAAGAACCTCGACTCCTACGGCAACTACGACGCCGCCGACCACGGTCAGAACGCCGACGGCGTCGCCATCAAGTTCGGCTCCGGGACCGGCAACCTGGTCACCGGGGCCCGGCTCTACAACAACTCGGACGACGGCATCGACCTGTGGTCGTTCTCGTCCCCCGTCACCATCGAGCACACCTGGTCCTTCGGCAACGGCAAGAACCGCTGGAACGACCCCGCCTTCGAGGGCAACGGCAACGGCTACAAACTGGGCGGCAACGGCGTGACGGTCGCCCACGTCGTCAACAACTCCGCCGCCTGGGACAACGCGGGCAACGGCTTCACCGAGAACTCCAACACCGGTGCCATCGTCATCAACCGCACCACCGCGTACGCCAACGCCAAGTGGGGCTACTACTTCGCCACCAGCTTCGCGAAGCTCGGAAGGAACCTGGCGGTCGGCAACGGCAGCGGCCTGGTCAGCAAGGGCTCCAAGGTGACCTCGGCCGGCAACAACTGGGACTCCGGTGTCTCGACCCCGGCCTTCAGGTCCACGGACGCGTCGACCACGTACAACGCCCGCAAGTCCGACGGCTCCCTGCCTGACACGACCTTCCTGACCACGGGCAGCACCACCGTCGGCGCGACCATGAACTGA
- a CDS encoding pectinesterase family protein, with amino-acid sequence MDRRTLLTAFAGGLLAAGTTPAFASAARRVLHVRPGGSVQAAVDAVTGPGWTIVLHPGTYREVVSVPATARELTLRGATGDPRDTVIVHDNANGTRKPDGSGTYGTAGSATFTSAAPGLTVRDLTLANDWLRADHPEITGTQAVAAYVTGDRSLFHRVRLLAHQDTLFADTTVLASFDRQYYRDCYIEGDVDFVFGRATAVFERCHFHTLDRYVAFKPEGMVFAPSTARANPRGFLAVRCRVTSGAEDGAYKLARPWVPSYETTAWPSLVVRDTWLGPGIDAAAPYTDMRDAHPWQSMRFREYRNTGPGAVISVPDNRPRLTDEEAALHTRETYLGDFRPRVPH; translated from the coding sequence ATGGACCGACGCACCCTGCTGACCGCATTCGCCGGCGGTCTGCTCGCCGCCGGCACCACCCCCGCCTTCGCGTCCGCCGCACGCCGGGTCCTGCACGTACGCCCCGGCGGTTCGGTACAGGCCGCGGTGGACGCGGTCACCGGGCCCGGGTGGACGATCGTCCTCCACCCGGGTACCTACCGGGAGGTCGTGAGCGTGCCCGCCACCGCACGCGAGTTGACCCTGCGCGGCGCCACGGGCGACCCCCGGGACACCGTCATCGTCCACGACAACGCCAACGGCACCCGGAAACCGGACGGCTCCGGCACCTACGGCACGGCCGGCTCGGCCACCTTCACCTCGGCCGCGCCCGGCCTGACCGTGCGCGACCTGACCCTCGCCAACGACTGGCTGCGGGCCGACCACCCGGAGATCACGGGCACGCAGGCGGTCGCGGCGTACGTGACGGGGGACCGCTCCCTCTTCCACCGCGTCCGGCTGCTGGCCCACCAGGACACCCTGTTCGCGGACACCACCGTCCTGGCCTCCTTCGACCGGCAGTACTACCGGGACTGTTACATCGAGGGTGACGTCGACTTCGTGTTCGGCCGGGCCACCGCCGTCTTCGAACGCTGCCACTTCCACACGCTCGACCGGTACGTCGCCTTCAAGCCGGAGGGCATGGTCTTCGCACCCTCCACGGCCCGCGCCAACCCGCGTGGATTCCTCGCGGTCCGCTGCCGGGTGACCTCCGGCGCCGAGGACGGGGCGTACAAGCTGGCCCGGCCCTGGGTGCCGTCGTACGAGACGACCGCCTGGCCGTCGCTGGTGGTCCGGGACACCTGGCTCGGACCCGGCATCGACGCGGCCGCCCCCTACACCGACATGCGGGACGCCCACCCCTGGCAGTCCATGCGCTTCCGCGAGTACCGGAACACCGGACCCGGCGCCGTGATCAGCGTGCCCGACAACCGCCCCCGACTCACGGACGAGGAAGCCGCGCTCCACACGCGGGAGACCTACCTCGGCGACTTCAGGCCCCGCGTCCCCCACTGA
- a CDS encoding pectinesterase family protein, whose amino-acid sequence MAATVGRRALLAASAGAAVALGLPCPARADSAFGRYGSPSARLTGKTLYVHPGGAGDFTSVQAAVTAASGDGYTLVIAPGTYRETVVVDAVRTGMTWIGASGNARDVVIVYDNANGTPKPGGGTHGTTGSATTTVQADGFTARHLTFTNDFLRADHPEITGTQAVAIKVQGDRSAFERCRFLGHQDTLYADSMALGTFARQYYRDCYVEGDVDFVFGRATAVFEGCHFRTVNRTDLAAAPYGFVFAPSTAVADPRGYLVTRSRISSEAPDAYYKLARPWVPGSDPTARPMLTVRDTHLGAGIDAVAPYANMSDSHPWQNQRFAEYRNTGPGAAISVPANRPQLTAPEARSATREAYLGDWTPWWKGC is encoded by the coding sequence GTGGCGGCCACCGTGGGACGCAGAGCCCTCCTCGCCGCGAGCGCCGGCGCCGCCGTCGCGCTCGGTCTCCCGTGCCCCGCCCGGGCGGACTCCGCGTTCGGGCGGTACGGCTCGCCGTCCGCCCGCCTCACCGGGAAGACCCTGTACGTCCACCCGGGCGGCGCCGGGGACTTCACCAGCGTGCAGGCCGCCGTCACGGCCGCGAGCGGGGACGGGTACACGCTGGTCATCGCCCCGGGGACGTACCGGGAGACGGTCGTCGTGGACGCCGTCCGCACCGGCATGACCTGGATCGGCGCCTCCGGGAACGCCCGGGACGTGGTGATCGTGTACGACAACGCCAACGGGACGCCCAAGCCCGGCGGCGGCACCCACGGCACCACAGGCTCGGCCACCACCACCGTGCAGGCCGACGGGTTCACCGCCCGCCACCTCACCTTCACCAACGACTTCCTGCGCGCCGACCACCCCGAGATCACCGGCACGCAGGCCGTCGCCATCAAGGTGCAGGGCGACCGCAGCGCCTTCGAGCGGTGCCGGTTCCTCGGCCACCAGGACACTCTGTACGCCGACTCGATGGCGCTCGGCACCTTCGCCCGGCAGTACTACCGGGACTGCTACGTCGAGGGCGACGTCGACTTCGTGTTCGGCCGGGCCACCGCCGTCTTCGAGGGCTGCCACTTCCGCACTGTGAACCGGACGGACCTGGCAGCCGCCCCCTACGGCTTCGTCTTCGCCCCCTCGACCGCGGTCGCCGACCCGCGCGGCTACCTGGTCACGAGGAGCCGCATCAGCAGCGAGGCTCCGGACGCGTACTACAAGCTCGCGCGTCCGTGGGTGCCCGGATCCGACCCCACCGCCCGCCCGATGCTGACCGTCCGGGACACCCACCTCGGTGCCGGCATCGACGCGGTCGCACCGTACGCCAACATGTCCGACTCCCACCCGTGGCAGAACCAGCGGTTCGCGGAGTACCGCAACACGGGACCCGGCGCCGCGATCAGCGTCCCCGCCAATCGGCCCCAGCTCACCGCCCCGGAGGCCCGGTCGGCCACCCGCGAGGCCTACCTCGGTGACTGGACCCCCTGGTGGAAGGGGTGCTGA
- a CDS encoding pectate lyase family protein translates to MRPQKWHGHVTATATATATATATATATATATATATVLIGCTALVLTVTGPAAHAAQPRDLGRRTLAAHDGWGSYGTGTTGGAAADAAHVYTVTTWDQFKAALADGGSAPKIVKVKGMIDADGPSCASFAVPGYDFDTYLKTYAPETWGRSKNLDGEPDNSPEGLRRASAADQDAYIKANVPANTTIVGIGKDAGFKGASLQIKGVDNVIVRNLTFESPLDCFPQWDPTDTADGNWNSEYDSAVVYGSTHVWMDHNTFTDGDHPDSTLPYYYGRIYEQHDGELDIVKGADYVTASWNVFADHDKTILIGNSDSASTAAVDRGHLKVTFHHNLFSNLVERAPRVRFGQVDSYNNHFVAGDGYSYSYGIGMESQLVAEHNAFTLPDGVKAGSILKKWKEAPVTAADNYVNGTLTDLIAVHNAEIPGETLQSGADWTPTLRTKVDPARAVPGIVDHRAGAGKVC, encoded by the coding sequence ATGCGCCCACAGAAATGGCATGGTCATGTCACAGCCACAGCCACAGCCACAGCCACAGCCACAGCCACAGCCACAGCCACAGCCACAGCCACAGCCACGGCGACCGTGCTGATCGGCTGCACCGCCCTCGTCCTGACCGTGACCGGCCCCGCCGCGCACGCCGCCCAGCCCCGCGACCTCGGCCGCCGGACCCTCGCCGCGCACGACGGCTGGGGCTCCTACGGCACCGGCACCACCGGCGGAGCGGCCGCCGACGCCGCGCACGTCTACACCGTCACCACCTGGGACCAGTTCAAGGCCGCCCTCGCCGACGGCGGCTCCGCCCCCAAGATCGTCAAGGTGAAGGGCATGATCGACGCCGACGGGCCGAGCTGTGCGTCCTTCGCGGTGCCCGGCTACGACTTCGACACCTACCTGAAGACCTACGCCCCCGAGACGTGGGGCCGCAGCAAGAACCTGGACGGCGAGCCCGACAACAGCCCCGAGGGCCTGCGCCGCGCCTCCGCCGCCGACCAGGACGCCTACATCAAGGCGAACGTCCCGGCCAACACCACCATCGTCGGCATCGGCAAGGACGCCGGCTTCAAGGGCGCAAGCCTCCAGATCAAGGGCGTGGACAACGTCATCGTCCGCAACCTGACCTTCGAGAGCCCCCTCGACTGCTTCCCGCAGTGGGACCCGACCGACACCGCCGACGGCAACTGGAACTCCGAGTACGACAGCGCGGTCGTCTACGGCTCCACCCACGTGTGGATGGACCACAACACCTTCACCGACGGCGACCACCCGGACAGCACGCTGCCGTACTACTACGGCCGGATCTACGAGCAGCACGACGGCGAGCTCGACATCGTCAAGGGCGCCGACTACGTGACCGCCTCCTGGAACGTCTTCGCCGACCACGACAAGACGATCCTCATCGGCAACAGCGACAGCGCCTCCACCGCCGCCGTCGACCGGGGCCACCTGAAGGTCACCTTCCACCACAACCTGTTCTCGAACCTGGTCGAGCGCGCCCCGCGCGTCCGCTTCGGGCAGGTCGACTCCTACAACAACCACTTCGTGGCGGGCGACGGCTACTCCTACAGCTACGGCATCGGCATGGAGTCCCAGCTCGTCGCCGAGCACAACGCGTTCACGCTGCCCGACGGGGTCAAGGCAGGCTCGATCCTGAAGAAGTGGAAGGAGGCGCCGGTCACCGCTGCCGACAACTACGTCAACGGCACGCTCACCGACCTGATCGCCGTGCACAACGCGGAGATCCCCGGCGAGACGTTGCAGTCGGGTGCCGACTGGACGCCGACCCTGCGTACCAAGGTCGACCCGGCCCGGGCGGTTCCGGGGATCGTCGACCACCGCGCGGGTGCGGGAAAGGTCTGCTGA
- a CDS encoding rhamnogalacturonan acetylesterase, with product MSLTRRQVTSAAVAAVPLALAVSGPARAAGRRHRTLYIAGDSTAAQKYADAAPETGWGMALPFFLREGLAVADHAVNGRSSKSFVDEGRLAAVLSVIRPGDLLLIQFGHNDEKTADPARYTEPWTTYQDYLRLYIDGARAHGARPVLATPVERRKFDADGNAVPTHGDYPAAMRALAEDERVALLDIEALSLALWQRLGVEETKKYFNWTATEQDNTHFNPPGAIAVARLVAGELLHRHVLAPRDVRRLGEEIPESWITWPPPAA from the coding sequence GTGTCTCTTACTCGTAGACAGGTCACCTCCGCAGCCGTCGCCGCCGTTCCGCTCGCCCTCGCGGTGAGCGGCCCCGCGCGCGCCGCAGGCCGCCGCCACCGCACCCTCTACATCGCCGGAGACTCCACGGCCGCCCAGAAGTACGCCGACGCCGCGCCCGAGACCGGGTGGGGCATGGCGCTCCCCTTCTTTCTGCGTGAGGGCCTGGCCGTCGCCGACCACGCCGTGAACGGGCGCAGTTCCAAGAGCTTCGTCGACGAGGGGCGGCTCGCCGCCGTCCTCTCCGTGATCCGCCCCGGCGACCTCCTTCTCATCCAGTTCGGGCACAACGACGAGAAGACCGCCGACCCGGCCCGATACACCGAGCCCTGGACCACCTACCAGGACTATCTGCGCCTGTACATCGACGGTGCGCGGGCGCACGGCGCCAGGCCCGTTCTCGCCACCCCCGTCGAGCGGCGGAAGTTCGACGCGGACGGCAACGCCGTGCCGACCCACGGCGACTACCCGGCGGCGATGCGCGCCCTCGCCGAGGACGAGCGTGTCGCGCTGCTCGACATCGAGGCCCTGTCGCTGGCGCTGTGGCAGCGGCTCGGTGTCGAGGAGACCAAGAAGTACTTCAACTGGACGGCGACCGAACAGGACAACACCCACTTCAACCCGCCCGGAGCGATCGCCGTGGCCCGTCTCGTCGCGGGCGAGCTGCTGCACCGGCATGTGCTGGCGCCCCGGGACGTCCGCCGGCTCGGCGAGGAGATCCCCGAGTCCTGGATCACCTGGCCGCCGCCCGCCGCGTAA
- a CDS encoding ABC transporter substrate-binding protein, producing the protein MKITDRRSRRAALAVAVGSALALTATACGDDGSGSAGDKGTEGSGKGQITFWDNNGGVRTDIWKQVIADFEKKYPDIKVDYVGIPAASAQSKYDTAIQGGGLPDVGGVGTAMLAEVAAQGALEPLDSRLEKSPLGGKLSQNLLDSSKAAGGDGKLYQIPTSANNGTLWYRTDLFKKAGLDAPTTWSTFYEAADKLTDRSKNEFGFTIRGGKGSIAPALDAMYSQTGITSFWNGDKTTVNDPKNVAALEKYVALYKKDTPTADVNNDFTKMVAQWDSGTIGMLSHNLGSYQDHVKALGPDKFRGIPNPTLDDGTRVQVSNPVDGLSVFKSSKNKAAAWKFIEFAVSHEENSKFNESAGQVPANVDAAKDAWIQKAEPTKLAAEALNGSGTKIVQLPYYLPDWNTISKADNEPNFQKVLLGKMTARQFLDTLADQLNKAQAEWKKQQR; encoded by the coding sequence ATGAAGATCACCGACCGCAGAAGCAGGCGTGCCGCTCTGGCCGTCGCCGTGGGTTCCGCGCTCGCCCTCACCGCCACCGCGTGCGGCGACGACGGCAGCGGCTCCGCCGGCGACAAGGGCACCGAGGGTTCCGGCAAGGGCCAGATCACCTTCTGGGACAACAACGGCGGTGTGCGCACCGACATCTGGAAGCAGGTCATCGCCGACTTCGAGAAGAAGTACCCGGACATCAAGGTCGACTACGTCGGCATTCCGGCCGCGAGTGCCCAGTCCAAGTACGACACCGCCATCCAGGGCGGCGGCCTGCCCGACGTCGGCGGTGTCGGCACCGCGATGCTCGCCGAGGTCGCCGCGCAGGGCGCGCTGGAGCCGCTGGACAGCCGCCTGGAGAAGAGTCCGCTGGGCGGCAAGCTGAGCCAGAACCTGCTGGACAGCAGCAAGGCGGCGGGCGGCGACGGCAAGCTGTACCAGATTCCGACCTCCGCGAACAACGGCACCCTGTGGTACCGGACCGACCTGTTCAAGAAGGCGGGCCTCGACGCGCCGACCACCTGGTCCACGTTCTACGAGGCGGCGGACAAGCTGACCGACAGGAGCAAGAACGAGTTCGGCTTCACCATCCGGGGCGGCAAGGGCTCCATCGCACCGGCCTTGGACGCGATGTACAGCCAGACCGGCATCACCTCCTTCTGGAACGGCGACAAGACCACCGTCAACGACCCGAAGAACGTGGCCGCCCTCGAGAAGTACGTGGCGCTGTACAAGAAGGACACCCCGACCGCCGACGTCAACAACGACTTCACCAAGATGGTCGCCCAGTGGGACAGCGGCACCATCGGCATGCTGAGCCACAACCTCGGGTCCTACCAGGACCATGTGAAGGCGCTCGGACCGGACAAGTTCCGCGGCATTCCGAACCCGACGCTGGACGACGGGACCCGGGTGCAGGTGTCCAACCCGGTCGACGGTCTGAGCGTGTTCAAGTCCAGCAAGAACAAGGCGGCGGCCTGGAAGTTCATCGAGTTCGCCGTCTCGCACGAGGAGAACTCGAAGTTCAACGAGTCGGCGGGGCAGGTGCCGGCGAACGTGGACGCGGCGAAGGACGCGTGGATCCAGAAGGCCGAGCCGACGAAGCTCGCGGCCGAAGCGCTCAACGGCTCCGGCACCAAGATCGTGCAGCTGCCGTACTACCTGCCGGACTGGAACACGATCTCCAAGGCCGACAACGAGCCGAACTTCCAGAAGGTGCTGCTCGGGAAGATGACGGCCCGGCAGTTCCTGGACACCCTGGCGGACCAGCTGAACAAGGCCCAGGCCGAGTGGAAGAAGCAGCAACGTTAA
- a CDS encoding glycoside hydrolase family 43 protein codes for MSLTSADLGDGTYRNPVLDADWSDPDVVRVGDDFYLTASSFGRAPGLPLLHSRDLVNWTLVGHALERLEPEDEYASPRHDCGVWAPSIRHHDDRFWIFWGDPDHGVHQVNAPAIRGPWTRPHLVKEGKGLIDPCPLWDDETGDAYLVHAWAKSRSGIKNRLTGHRMHPDGTAVLDEGKVIVDGDRIPGWFTLEGPKVHRHDGWFWILAPAGGVETGWQGAFRSRDFFGPYEERVVLEQGDTDVNGPHQGGWVRTPAGEDWFLHFQQRGAYGRVVHLQPLRWGTDGWPVIGDEGAPVAVHAKPDLPPQPPAAPATDDDFPGGRYGRQWQWTANPRGGWVTRHSADGLRLTCVRSADVHDLRTLPNVLTQRLPGRPCAVEVELRLAGEEPGARAGLAVLGDAFSWIGLQRGADGTVHLVHRFAEQVAETERDAAYPRLVPQQATFAPSRRPARSPKLFEQGGPPLAAPPESPSTSSTRASGRLAESTHRTPLLDGRTLPAGALAPEGRARLRIEIGRGARCRFSYDLGEGFLPSGQVFSATPWRWVGALLGLFALAPAGEGHAGAATFTHFRITST; via the coding sequence ATGAGCCTGACCAGCGCGGACCTGGGCGACGGCACGTACCGCAACCCGGTCCTCGACGCCGACTGGTCCGACCCGGACGTCGTCCGCGTCGGCGACGACTTCTACCTGACCGCCTCCAGCTTCGGCCGCGCGCCAGGACTGCCGCTGCTGCACTCCCGGGACCTGGTGAACTGGACCCTCGTCGGGCATGCCCTCGAACGCCTGGAGCCGGAGGACGAGTACGCCTCCCCGCGCCACGACTGCGGCGTGTGGGCACCGTCGATCCGGCACCACGACGACCGCTTCTGGATCTTCTGGGGCGACCCCGACCACGGCGTCCACCAGGTCAACGCCCCCGCGATCCGCGGCCCATGGACCCGCCCCCACCTGGTCAAGGAGGGCAAGGGCCTGATCGACCCGTGTCCGCTGTGGGACGACGAGACCGGCGACGCCTACCTCGTGCACGCCTGGGCGAAATCCCGCTCCGGTATCAAGAACCGGCTCACGGGCCACCGTATGCACCCGGACGGCACGGCGGTCCTCGACGAGGGCAAGGTGATCGTCGACGGTGACCGGATCCCCGGCTGGTTCACCCTCGAAGGGCCCAAGGTCCACCGGCACGACGGCTGGTTCTGGATCCTCGCCCCGGCCGGGGGAGTGGAGACCGGCTGGCAGGGCGCCTTCCGCTCGCGCGACTTCTTCGGACCCTACGAGGAGCGGGTCGTCCTGGAGCAGGGGGACACCGACGTCAACGGGCCGCACCAGGGCGGCTGGGTGCGCACCCCTGCCGGAGAGGACTGGTTCCTGCACTTCCAGCAGCGGGGCGCGTACGGGAGAGTGGTCCACCTCCAGCCCCTGCGCTGGGGGACGGACGGCTGGCCGGTCATCGGGGACGAGGGCGCCCCCGTCGCCGTGCACGCGAAGCCGGACCTGCCGCCGCAGCCGCCCGCCGCGCCGGCCACCGACGACGACTTCCCCGGCGGACGGTACGGCCGCCAGTGGCAGTGGACGGCCAACCCCAGAGGCGGCTGGGTCACCCGGCACTCCGCCGACGGGTTACGGCTGACCTGCGTCCGCTCCGCCGACGTCCATGACCTGCGCACCCTGCCGAACGTCCTCACCCAGCGGCTGCCGGGACGGCCCTGCGCGGTTGAGGTCGAACTGCGGCTGGCCGGTGAGGAGCCCGGGGCCCGGGCGGGGCTGGCGGTGCTCGGGGACGCGTTCAGCTGGATCGGACTGCAACGGGGGGCCGACGGGACGGTTCACCTGGTGCACCGGTTCGCCGAGCAGGTGGCCGAGACGGAGCGCGACGCGGCGTATCCGCGGTTAGTGCCCCAACAGGCAACGTTCGCCCCGTCGCGACGCCCGGCACGCTCCCCCAAGCTCTTCGAGCAGGGGGGACCCCCACTCGCCGCACCGCCCGAAAGCCCAAGTACATCCAGTACGAGGGCTTCCGGCCGGCTCGCCGAGAGCACGCACCGAACGCCGCTCCTTGACGGGCGAACGTTGCCTGCCGGGGCACTAGCACCCGAAGGGCGGGCCCGACTGCGGATCGAGATCGGCCGCGGGGCACGCTGCCGGTTCTCGTACGACCTGGGCGAGGGCTTCCTGCCGTCCGGCCAGGTCTTCTCCGCAACCCCCTGGCGCTGGGTGGGCGCCCTGCTCGGCCTCTTCGCGCTCGCCCCCGCCGGCGAGGGACACGCCGGCGCGGCCACGTTCACGCACTTCCGCATCACCTCCACCTGA
- a CDS encoding DUF6807 domain-containing protein, translating to MTTTDSLVLRVAGRPVGRYVTRPELPARLSPRPYLHPVTTLAGTAVTELSPADHPHHLGVGVAVPDVEGHNFWGGRTFVRGQGPTELDDHGTQRHSAFQLRDPDGFVEELRWVAARSELLRERRTVAATELTDGAWAMDFTFSLTNVTSGLLSIGSPATNGRPGAAYGGFFWRARKEAESPRVFTADRQGESEVHGTRADWLALGGSTWTLVFAAATDDTRRDPWFVRAEEYPGVGSSLAHEERLTVAPGDTVVRRIVTVVADGRLGRDGAAALVRKAVSP from the coding sequence ATGACGACCACCGACTCGCTGGTCCTGCGTGTCGCGGGTCGCCCCGTCGGCCGCTACGTCACCCGCCCCGAGCTGCCTGCCCGGCTCTCGCCGCGCCCCTACCTGCACCCGGTCACCACACTGGCGGGCACGGCCGTGACCGAGCTGAGCCCCGCCGACCACCCACACCACCTCGGCGTCGGTGTCGCCGTTCCCGACGTCGAGGGGCACAACTTCTGGGGCGGGCGTACCTTCGTCCGCGGGCAGGGGCCGACCGAGCTGGACGACCACGGCACCCAGCGCCACAGCGCCTTCCAGCTCCGCGACCCCGACGGCTTCGTGGAGGAGCTGCGGTGGGTGGCCGCGCGCAGCGAACTGCTGCGTGAGCGCCGCACCGTCGCCGCCACCGAACTCACCGACGGCGCCTGGGCGATGGACTTCACGTTCTCCCTCACCAATGTGACCTCGGGCCTGCTGTCGATCGGAAGCCCCGCCACCAACGGGCGCCCCGGCGCGGCCTACGGCGGCTTCTTCTGGCGCGCCCGCAAGGAGGCAGAGTCCCCGCGGGTCTTCACCGCCGATCGCCAGGGCGAGAGCGAGGTCCACGGCACCCGCGCCGACTGGCTGGCCCTCGGCGGCAGCACCTGGACCCTGGTCTTCGCCGCGGCCACCGACGACACCCGCCGCGACCCGTGGTTCGTGCGCGCCGAGGAGTACCCCGGCGTGGGCTCCTCCCTGGCCCACGAGGAACGGCTCACCGTCGCTCCCGGCGACACGGTCGTCCGCCGGATCGTCACCGTCGTCGCCGACGGCCGCCTCGGCCGGGACGGGGCCGCCGCCCTGGTGCGCAAGGCGGTGAGCCCATGA